The following DNA comes from Paenibacillus crassostreae.
GTGTCCTTGCTGTTGAATAACATCAGAGAAAGATTTTTGCTGAATAGGTTTCGCGTTCGTATCTGTAATGGGAATTTCGCTTTTAATGGGCCTATAACCCGGATTTATTTTCATAGGATTCGCCTGCCTTCATGATAGATTCCTCTACCATCTAACTTATTAAAAATGTTCGAATCGATCAACTGGCATTACAAATACAGTTGCTCCACCCACTTGAACTTCTACCGGAAGTGGTAAATACGAGTCCGTCGTACCACTCATTGGGGTAACTGGCGTAACCAGTTGTTCACGAACCTTGCAACTTTTATTAATTACAGCCATAACGGCTTCAACTTGACTATCATCTACACCAATCATAAATGTAGTATTCCCTGCACGCAAGAACCCACCTGTA
Coding sequences within:
- a CDS encoding cyclic-di-AMP receptor — encoded protein: MKLIIAIVQDKDSNRLSGELVKSNFRATKLASTGGFLRAGNTTFMIGVDDSQVEAVMAVINKSCKVREQLVTPVTPMSGTTDSYLPLPVEVQVGGATVFVMPVDRFEHF